A DNA window from Streptococcus parapneumoniae contains the following coding sequences:
- a CDS encoding CAP domain-containing protein, with product MKKIVFASALALTLAGAVLTNDVFANDRLVATQSADGNVLTSEVLKPSSGNVLVGIKGEFLPPHQQSILDAINKIRKEAADEGLVDKYVPVKWSVDHEKTAFVRAAEVSVALKAERLSSKNNWTAFPSGNSLSGEALDLNPDGFLKAIENWHAEKAQYVAKKKDKTSKEFSSYYENLINPKFTHVGLAAFKNAASPQKAATVALALGTTTSSEELAGGYGSAVQYTEVTASNLSTVKSKAIVVETPLKDFRKSTSDQSGWVQSNGKWYFYESGDVKTGWLKTGGQWYYLNDLGVMQTGFVEVDGSVYYLSNSGAMFTGWGTDGSRWFYFDGSGAMKTGWYKENGTWYYLDEEGIMKTGWFKVGQHWYYANGSGALAVSTTTPDGYRVNANGEWVS from the coding sequence ATGAAGAAAATTGTATTTGCTAGTGCCTTGGCTTTGACTTTGGCAGGAGCAGTTTTGACAAATGATGTTTTTGCGAACGACAGACTGGTTGCAACGCAATCTGCTGATGGTAATGTATTGACCTCAGAGGTGCTAAAACCTTCTAGTGGCAATGTTTTGGTTGGAATCAAGGGAGAATTTTTGCCTCCTCATCAACAATCTATTTTAGATGCTATCAATAAAATTCGTAAAGAAGCAGCCGACGAAGGTTTGGTAGATAAGTATGTTCCTGTCAAATGGTCAGTTGACCATGAGAAAACGGCTTTTGTACGCGCTGCTGAGGTATCTGTTGCGCTGAAGGCTGAACGTCTTTCCAGTAAAAACAACTGGACTGCCTTTCCATCTGGTAATAGCCTAAGTGGAGAAGCTTTAGATTTGAATCCTGATGGATTTCTAAAAGCAATTGAAAACTGGCATGCTGAAAAGGCGCAATATGTGGCGAAAAAGAAAGATAAAACATCAAAAGAATTTTCATCTTATTATGAGAACTTGATTAACCCTAAATTTACCCATGTGGGTCTTGCTGCTTTTAAAAATGCAGCTAGTCCTCAGAAGGCAGCAACGGTTGCTCTGGCTCTAGGAACTACGACTTCTTCAGAGGAATTGGCTGGTGGATATGGTTCTGCTGTTCAGTACACAGAAGTGACTGCCTCAAACCTTTCAACAGTTAAAAGTAAAGCTATAGTTGTAGAAACACCGCTGAAAGATTTCAGAAAATCCACATCTGATCAGTCTGGCTGGGTGCAGTCTAATGGCAAGTGGTATTTTTATGAGTCTGGTGATGTGAAGACAGGCTGGTTGAAAACAGGTGGTCAATGGTACTACTTGAATGATCTAGGTGTCATGCAGACTGGATTTGTAGAAGTTGATGGATCGGTGTATTATCTAAGTAACTCAGGTGCTATGTTTACAGGCTGGGGAACAGATGGTAGCAGATGGTTCTACTTTGATGGCTCAGGAGCTATGAAAACAGGCTGGTACAAGGAAAATGGTACCTGGTATTACCTTGATGAAGAAGGGATCATGAAGACGGGCTGGTTTAAAGTAGGTCAACACTGGTACTATGCAAATGGTTCAGGCGCTTTGGCCGTTAGCACAACAACACCAGATGGTTACCGTGTCAATGCTAATGGTGAATGGGTAAGCTAG
- a CDS encoding nucleoside phosphorylase, with translation MIQKHAIPILEFDDNPQAVLMPTHERLDLQLPKKCVYAFLGEEIDRYAREVGANCVGEFISATKTYPVYVINYKGEEVCLAQAPVGSAPAAQFMDWLIGYGVEQIISTGTCGVLADIEENAFLVPVRALRDEGASYHYVAPSRYMEMQPEAIAAIERVLETREIPYEEVMTWSTDGFYRETAEKVVYRKEEGCAVVEMECSALAAVAQFRGVLWGELLFTADSLADLDQYDSRDWGSEAFDKALELSLASVHLL, from the coding sequence ATGATTCAGAAACATGCGATTCCTATTTTAGAGTTTGATGACAATCCCCAAGCGGTCCTTATGCCAACGCATGAGAGGTTGGATTTGCAGTTGCCAAAGAAGTGTGTCTATGCTTTCTTAGGTGAGGAGATTGACCGCTATGCGAGGGAAGTAGGGGCCAACTGTGTCGGTGAATTTATTTCTGCCACCAAGACCTATCCAGTCTATGTCATCAACTATAAGGGTGAGGAGGTCTGCCTGGCTCAGGCTCCTGTCGGCTCCGCTCCAGCAGCCCAGTTTATGGATTGGTTGATTGGCTATGGTGTGGAGCAGATTATTTCCACAGGTACCTGTGGTGTGCTAGCCGATATAGAGGAAAATGCCTTTCTAGTCCCTGTTCGCGCTCTGCGAGATGAAGGAGCCAGTTACCACTATGTGGCACCTTCTCGTTATATGGAAATGCAGCCAGAGGCTATTGCTGCCATTGAGCGAGTTTTGGAAACCAGAGAGATTCCTTATGAAGAAGTCATGACCTGGTCTACAGACGGTTTTTACCGAGAAACGGCTGAAAAGGTGGTTTATCGTAAGGAAGAAGGCTGTGCTGTTGTGGAGATGGAGTGTTCTGCGCTTGCGGCAGTAGCGCAATTTCGTGGGGTTCTCTGGGGTGAATTGTTGTTCACAGCAGATTCCCTAGCTGACTTGGACCAGTACGATAGTCGTGACTGGGGCTCGGAAGCTTTTGATAAGGCGCTAGAACTGAGTTTAGCAAGTGTTCACCTCCTTTAG
- a CDS encoding VOC family protein, which produces MTYAYNSKIYLAEAVLNVKDLASQTAFYHQILGLEILSQTESESILGAGGKALVHLLKTDRLEEGQDHYDLYHLAILLPSREDLANLFKHIAELQIQLVGGADHGYSEAIYLEDLEGNGIEIYRDKPVEDWDIREDGRIVGVTEALSAQEIYEMGRKVEPFEIASTTRMGHIHLSVRDSQVASQFYQKVLGLEDKFSVPSASWIASGDYHHHLAVNEWGGKRLARSEQGLPGLAYYVIEVASKEELLTIAGRGQEVEAPIKWLTSTQLEVTDPDGIVTRIRLAR; this is translated from the coding sequence ATGACCTACGCATACAATAGTAAGATTTATTTGGCAGAGGCTGTTTTAAATGTTAAGGACTTGGCAAGTCAGACTGCCTTCTATCATCAGATTCTAGGCTTGGAAATCCTTTCTCAGACAGAATCTGAAAGTATTTTAGGAGCTGGTGGAAAGGCTTTGGTTCATTTACTGAAAACAGACAGGCTAGAGGAGGGGCAAGATCACTATGATCTCTATCACCTAGCTATCCTTTTACCAAGTCGTGAGGATTTGGCAAATCTGTTTAAGCATATAGCAGAGCTGCAAATTCAGCTAGTCGGTGGGGCGGATCATGGCTACAGTGAAGCAATCTATCTGGAAGATTTAGAAGGGAATGGGATTGAAATTTATCGGGATAAGCCTGTAGAGGACTGGGATATTCGTGAGGATGGGCGCATTGTCGGAGTGACCGAAGCCTTATCTGCTCAAGAAATATATGAGATGGGACGTAAAGTAGAACCTTTTGAGATAGCCTCTACTACGCGCATGGGGCATATCCATCTTTCCGTCAGGGATAGTCAAGTAGCAAGCCAGTTTTATCAAAAGGTTTTAGGACTAGAGGATAAATTCAGTGTGCCTAGCGCTAGTTGGATTGCGTCTGGGGATTATCATCATCATTTAGCAGTCAACGAGTGGGGAGGAAAAAGGCTAGCCAGAAGTGAACAAGGATTACCTGGCTTGGCCTACTATGTCATTGAAGTCGCAAGCAAAGAAGAACTGTTAACGATTGCTGGAAGAGGACAAGAAGTTGAAGCGCCAATCAAGTGGCTGACATCAACTCAGTTAGAAGTGACAGACCCAGATGGAATTGTGACCCGTATCCGCTTAGCTAGATAG
- a CDS encoding ISL3 family transposase, with translation MQILDIINKDTHKEIIAKLDYDAPSCPECGSQMKKYDFQKPSKIPYLETTGMPTRILLRKRRFKCYHCSKMMVAETSIVKKNHQIPRIINQKIAQKLIEKTSMTDIAHQLAISTSTVIRKLNDFHFECNFKHLPEIMSWDEYAFTKGKMSFIAQDFDKLNIITVLEGRTQAVIRDHFLKYDRVVRCRVKIITMDMFSPYYDLARRLFPNAKIVLDRFHIVQHLSRAMSRVRVQIMNQFERRSHEYKAIKRYWKLIQQDSRKLSDKRFYRPTFRMHLTNKEILDKLLSYSEDLKHHYNLYQLLLFHFQNKEPDKFFGLIEDNLKQVHPLFQTVFKTFLKDKEKIVNALQLHYSNAKLEATNNLIKLIKRNAFGFRNFENFKKRIFIALNIKKERTKFVLSRA, from the coding sequence ATCCAAATTCTAGACATCATCAATAAGGATACACACAAGGAAATCATCGCCAAACTGGACTACGACGCCCCATCTTGCCCTGAGTGCGGAAGTCAAATGAAGAAATATGACTTTCAAAAACCGTCGAAAATTCCTTACCTCGAAACGACTGGTATGCCTACTAGAATTCTCCTTAGAAAGCGTCGATTCAAGTGCTATCACTGTTCAAAAATGATGGTCGCTGAAACTTCTATCGTCAAGAAAAATCACCAAATTCCTCGTATTATCAACCAAAAAATTGCGCAAAAGTTGATTGAAAAGACTTCTATGACCGATATTGCTCATCAGCTGGCCATTTCAACTTCAACTGTCATTCGAAAGCTCAATGACTTCCACTTTGAGTGTAATTTTAAACATCTGCCTGAGATTATGTCTTGGGATGAGTATGCCTTTACCAAGGGAAAGATGAGTTTCATTGCGCAAGATTTTGATAAGCTCAATATCATCACTGTTCTTGAGGGTAGAACACAAGCCGTCATTCGAGATCACTTTCTTAAATATGATAGGGTCGTCCGATGTCGAGTGAAAATTATTACTATGGATATGTTTAGTCCTTATTATGACTTAGCTAGGCGACTTTTTCCAAACGCTAAAATCGTTCTGGATCGCTTTCACATTGTGCAACATCTTAGCCGTGCTATGAGTCGTGTCCGTGTCCAAATTATGAATCAGTTTGAACGAAGATCCCATGAATACAAGGCTATTAAACGCTACTGGAAACTCATTCAACAGGATAGTCGTAAACTCAGCGATAAACGTTTTTATCGCCCTACTTTTCGTATGCACTTAACGAATAAAGAGATTCTTGACAAGCTTTTGAGCTATTCAGAAGACTTGAAACACCACTACAATCTCTATCAGCTCTTACTTTTTCACTTCCAGAACAAGGAGCCAGACAAATTTTTCGGACTTATTGAGGACAATCTAAAGCAGGTTCATCCTCTTTTTCAGACTGTCTTTAAAACCTTTCTAAAGGATAAAGAAAAGATTGTCAATGCCCTTCAACTACACTATTCTAACGCAAAATTGGAAGCCACTAATAATCTCATTAAGCTTATCAAGCGCAATGCCTTTGGATTTCGGAACTTTGAAAACTTCAAAAAACGGATTTTTATCGCTCTGAACATCAAAAAAGAAAGGACGAAATTTGTCCTTTCTCGAGCTTAG